In Bradyrhizobium paxllaeri, the genomic stretch TGCAGAATACTGCTGAGGATCGCGCGCAGGTTCTTATTGTCGACGACGACGATGAAGTCCGGGTGTCCGTCCGGGAGCTTGTAGAATCCGTTGGCCTTGACACCGCCTGCTTCGCTTCTACGCAGGAGTTGATGCAGTCGTCGATCGACGAACGGGCTGGTTGTTTGGTTCTGGACGTGCGTATGCCAGGACTGAGTGGACTCGATTTTCAGCGGCGCCTGAATTCGAATGGAAAAGCGAAGCCCATTGTCTTCCTGACCGGACATGCTGACATTCCCATGACGGTCGAAGCGATGAAAGCCGGCGCGGTTGACGTCCTTACCAAGCCGTTTCGCGAGCAGGACTTGCTTGATGCGATCAAGACCGGGATCGAGCGGGATGTCGCGCAGCGAGCAGCGGCCAGCGTCGTCCAGCAACATCTGAATCGGTTCGAAACTCTGACTGTGCGTGAGCGTCAGGTATTGCGCGAAGTGGCAAAGGGCCGCCTCAACAAGCAGATCGCATTTGACCTCGGCATCAGCATCGTCACCGTAAAGCTGCACCGCTGCAACGTCATGCGGAAAATGCATGCTACTTCCGTTGGGAGCCTGATCCGCGCCTGGGAAGCATTGCCGATCAGTCGTGCGCGAGCAGGGAGCCCCCGTATAGACTACGGTGTGGTTACAAATTGACTGCGCTTTTGGCCAGAAATGCGGTTGCGGCCAAAAGCCGGTTGCAGCCACTAGGATAGCCCTTGCCCAATCCGCCCGTAATTGCAGTTGTCGACGACGATGAAGGCATGCGCCTCGCGCTCTTCGAACTCCTTCAGGTGCTTACCTTGTCGTGTCTCACCTTCGATGGGCCCGAAGCGTTCCTGGCGGCTTATGTGCCCGGGGCTTTTGACTGCCTTATTACCGACATACACATGCCCGGCATGAGCGGACTAGAACTCCAGCAACACCTCAGGTCGCTGGGCTCGACCATTCCCGTCATCGTCGTCACGTCTTCCACTGATCCCGCCAGCCGTTCTTGCGCGTTGAACGATGGCGCTGTCGCCTATCTGAGAAAACCCGTAGACGATGAGACCCTCATCCGTCATCTGAAGGTTGCCCTCGGCCCCGATTTCATTGGCTCCTGAGCGGACGCTGCCGGGCTCGCTACACCGTCAAGCCCGGTCGTGCAAGAAGTCCTTATTTTACGGGGCTTTCTCGAAGCTGCTTTAAAGTGGCGGAGAGGGAGGGATTCGAACCCCCGATAGGCTTGCACCTATGCCGCATTTCGAGTGCGGTGCATTCAACCACTCTGCCACCTCTCCAGGCGCCAAGACGGGCCGGAATCGGCCGCGTGGTCGGGCCGTGTTCTAGGCGAGGATGACGGGACAGACAAGGCGCGGAGCACAAGATTTCCGAGGGCAGAAGCGCAAAAAGGGAGCCGGAAATGGAGCATCTGACGGTTCGGGCCAACGGAGCGGCGTTCCATGTCGCACAAACCGGGAGCGGGCGGCCGCTATTGTTGTTGCATGGCTGGCCGGAATTCTGGCTGAGCTGGGAGCCGGTAATGACGCGGCTCGCCGACCGCTTCACACTATATGCCCCGGATCTCCGCGGCTTTGGCGCCAGCGACAAGCCGGACGGACCGCACGGTCCCGATCAGCACGCCGCCGACATGCTGGCGTTAATCGATGCGCTTGGCCTCGAGCGGGCCGGCATCGTCGGCCATGATGTCGGCGGCGGGTTGATGCAGCCGCTGGCGCGCGCGGCGCCCGGCCGCATCGCCGGATTGTTCTTCTTCGACTTCGTCTATCCCGGCATTGGGCCGCGCATGGCGGAACCGGACCGGCTCAACAACATCTGGTACCAGTCGTTCAACCAGCTGGAGATCGCGCCAAAGCTGGTCGGCGCGACGCGGGAAAACTGCCGTGCCTATATCGGCTACTTCCTGAAACACTGGACGCATCGGAAACAGGCATTCGACGAGGTGATCGAGGCTTTCACCGACAATTTCATGAAGGCCGGCAATCTCGCCGGCGGTTTTGCCTATTATCGCGCGGCCCATTCGGCGCGCATCAAGATGCTGAAAGGCGAAGCGCCTCCGGCGACGCCGATAGAGCTGCCGACTTGCGTTCGCTGGGCGGAGCATGATCCGCTGTTTCCCTATGCCTGGACCGATCGGCTCGGCGAAACGTTCGCCGATCTCGATCTCGCGATGTTTCCCGACGTCGGGCATTTCCCACATCGCGAAGACCCCGATCGCGCAGCATCGGAGATTGCAGCGTTCTTCGAACGCGTCG encodes the following:
- a CDS encoding response regulator transcription factor, with product MNMQNTAEDRAQVLIVDDDDEVRVSVRELVESVGLDTACFASTQELMQSSIDERAGCLVLDVRMPGLSGLDFQRRLNSNGKAKPIVFLTGHADIPMTVEAMKAGAVDVLTKPFREQDLLDAIKTGIERDVAQRAAASVVQQHLNRFETLTVRERQVLREVAKGRLNKQIAFDLGISIVTVKLHRCNVMRKMHATSVGSLIRAWEALPISRARAGSPRIDYGVVTN
- a CDS encoding response regulator transcription factor produces the protein MPNPPVIAVVDDDEGMRLALFELLQVLTLSCLTFDGPEAFLAAYVPGAFDCLITDIHMPGMSGLELQQHLRSLGSTIPVIVVTSSTDPASRSCALNDGAVAYLRKPVDDETLIRHLKVALGPDFIGS
- a CDS encoding alpha/beta fold hydrolase, translating into MEHLTVRANGAAFHVAQTGSGRPLLLLHGWPEFWLSWEPVMTRLADRFTLYAPDLRGFGASDKPDGPHGPDQHAADMLALIDALGLERAGIVGHDVGGGLMQPLARAAPGRIAGLFFFDFVYPGIGPRMAEPDRLNNIWYQSFNQLEIAPKLVGATRENCRAYIGYFLKHWTHRKQAFDEVIEAFTDNFMKAGNLAGGFAYYRAAHSARIKMLKGEAPPATPIELPTCVRWAEHDPLFPYAWTDRLGETFADLDLAMFPDVGHFPHREDPDRAASEIAAFFERVGWH